The genomic window GCCCAGAAGCTTGCCTACATCTACAGTTGGCCTGATCTGTTCGCCGATGATGGCGAAGAAGTGGATGAGGCAACCGAGAGCATGCTGATCCTGTTCGTGGGTGTGATGTTTGGCGTGCAGATCGCCCAGGGTGGAGTGGCAAGGGTCGCGGGCATGATCGCTGGCAATGTGGCTAAGAAGCTACCACAGAAGGCGCTCACCCAAGGGGTCATCTACCCGATCGTGAAAAAGGTAGCCAGCTATCTGGGTGTCAGTATGACCAAGAGGCTTTTCGCCAGCGGAATCGCGAAGGTCATCCCCGTCGTCGGTGCAGTCCTCTCCGGAGGCCTTACCCTAGGCACATTCCTCCCAATGTCCAAGCGGCTGCAAAAACACCTCGCCAGCCTGGAGTTGACCAAGCCAGGACACCGTACCGAAGAGGCCGAGATCATCGACGCCGAAATCATCAATTGAGCCGAAGTCATCTCCTTCCAGATCGTGTTCCACATCCTTGGAACTGGAACACGTGCGGCAGACTCAGGCCAAACCGCTACTGCCCGAAACATGACTAAAAGCGCCGGATAGACGCACCAACTCATGTACCTTGAGCACCATGAGTGAATTTTGCATCATAAGTGTTCCTGAGTCTGACCGCGACGATCTAGTGGAACTAGCCGACCATCTTCGATTGGACAATAACTTTGGCCAGCACAGGTACTTCGACGGGTCGACTTTCGTCGAGATGCTGTTGCCGATGCTCCTCTCGACTGGCTCTTGGCTCACTTTGCGGACATGGATAAAGGCTAGGGCGGAGACGCAGAAGCAGATGAGAGTTACATGCGGCGGCATTGAGATTACGGGGATGGCGGCAAGGGACGCAGAACGAGTAATCAAGACGCTTGCCGAAGCCGTCGAACTAAAAGACGATGCAGATATTTGACTACATCAAAGCCCGTTGGGGAGACGTAGATGCCTGGCTTCCCGGCGATGAATCGGAAATCTGTGATATCCGATTGGCCTCTATGTGGACAGCAATTGCAAAAATCACCGGGGCCAATGCCGAACCGCCTTGGACACTGGAGGTTCATAGTCCCCGAGCCCTGCCTGCAGTCCTACACCTAGATGGGAGGCGGCATCTGATCTGGGACGCAGGACTAAGCACATTCCTAACCAACCTTGCGTTTCCACTGCGTTATCCCGACCCTCAGCCCGGTCCGGTGGTCGAAGCAATTTTGAGACGAACCATCGCTGTACGTTTTCTCCTTGCCGGTCAGGTTACAGAGGCAGCTAGCCATGTTCACTATGCGGACCGCTTGTTGAAGGAAACACCGATCGATAGGTTCCATCAAGACAACGCTGATATAGAAAGCAGGTTTGAAGTATGGCTCATGACAGAAATGCAGGAACGATTCGTGCTGGCTCACGAGTTGGTGCACTACCTCCGGTCCGTGGATCCAGAAGCATTTGAACGATGTTCTTCAGAGATTACAAAGACCGCTAAAGACCTCTTTCGCTGCACTGAGCCTACGGGGTCAGTGCTCTCGCGACGGCTTTACCACAGCGACCACAACAGCTTGTCGGCCCGTGATTTAGACCCGTATGCCTGGTATCTCAGAATCCGTCAGAAGACATCGAAACGTCCCACGAGGAAAAGTTGGGTCTCGCGGGTTCGCGAAACAACAACAGCTTTGAGTTCCTCATCCTCCCTGAACGAGGAGATCATCTGTGACCTGATCGCTAGCTTGGCTGTCGGTCTGGACGCGCATCACCGGCAGAACGGATGGTCAGCGATGATGGGAGTTTCGTGCTGCAGGCTGGCCCTGACAAACTTGGCGACCCTTACGGGGATCGACTCATGGGTTTCGGGAAATCAGAAGTCCGTATCCGTGGTTCAGCCAGAAATCCTCGTTCGCGGACGATGCCTCGACGTACTCCTACCATTCATGCTCCCAAAGATTCTCAAGGAGCATGGCGGAAATTGCTCACTACGGAGCGAGGACATCCAAGAAGTCATGCTTCTTGTTGAGATGATGAACGAAGAGGTACTGACTCCAGCGTTCGCTGCAATTGATCACCTGCCCAAACCACCTGAGGGTCCCGTTCTCACCTACGAAGAAACTCTGCTCCTTGCTGGCTTCATATACTTCCCGCCCAGAGCAAGCTAGCTGGCAAGCGGCAGCAATCGACCGCCTAAGTCGACCAGATCGAAGTGCCGGCACTTCGATTTCTAGGGGATGTACGGCTGGGGATACTGAATAGCCCCCGATCCGCTAACTTCTTGTGAACCCCAGGGTCTCGAGCCAGAACCGTTTCAAGGACTGTCAGAAGAGCGTTCCATAACCTTAGAACTGGGACAGGCACCGCTAAGTGCCACGGATGCCGGATTCCGTAATCTTGGTATCCCAGAAGTTATTCCAAAACTAGCGGCTCGCTAGGCAGGTGCGGTTGCGAGTTCTGGGACGTCATTCCGGCTAAGGGCCCGAGTCAGTGATGAGATGCTGACGCTGAGTATCTGGGCTGTCTCCTTCAAAGTTTTTCCCTGGCTGCGCAGCTGCCGGGCGGCCTCGGTCTTAGACGGAGTCATCGTTCGAGGACGGCCGCCGAGTCGGCCGCGTGCTTTCGCCGCCGCCAGGCCGGCCTTTGTCCGTTCGGACAGCCGGGACCGTTCGTACTCTGCAAGGGATGCGAACATGTCGAAGATCAACTTGCCGTGTGCGCTGGTGGTATCCAGCCACGGTTCAGCGAGGGAACGGAACCCTATCCCCCGCTGGCCCAGCACGGTCAAGATGTCAGCCAGGTCCGCGGTGCTGCGGCCGAGCCGGGTTAGATCGGCAACAGTCAGCACATTGCCGGGCTGCAGGTAATCCAGGCATTCCTTCCATCGCTTCCTCGCCTGGGTGGCGCCGGAAGCGTACTCCTGAAACACGCGCACGGCCCCTATAGCGACCGAGTGCGTCCACCTGAGAATCCAACGACTGCACCCGGGTTCCAAAACTAGCGGCTCGCTAGGCAGGTGCGGTTGCGACTTCTGGGACGTCAGGTCATATAGTCCATTTTCCGGACAACCATTACTCATGCCATAACTCATGCCATATCTCCCGTTGGACGACTCACTATGAGACTCGCCAGAAGACAAACTGGAAGTCCGGCCATTGAACCCGTGTCATGCAATGCCTAACGATCTCCGATAACTGCCATAGGTTTCTCAATAGGCGAACAAGTTGAGTTTCCTATAAGACGCCAAGCAAGTGGAAACACAGGAAGGGCCACTGCTCTAGCCATAAGACACGCCATGAGAACTCATGCCGAAAGGACACCAGTAGTTCCAGCGTGCAATGACATTGACACCTCTATGGAGCTTCAGACTTGGAGCCACGTGGGGGAATAGACCTGACACCCAACGGCATATACAATGTGGCGCGCCGTGAATACACCTGCACTACACACTGTTATCCCTCTTATGCGTGTCACTGCCAGCGTTGCCGGAGGAGTACACATAGCGTTGAGAGCAGGACAAGATGCAACCCACCAAGTAGGAGAGCCGCTCGCCGATGGCACGATCACTGCAAACCCCCGTACCCCCGCAACGCCAAGCGACACGGTCCATTGACCGCGTCGTTTCTTTGGCGAACGGCAAAGGCGGAGTCGGCAAGACGACCACCGCAGCCAACGTTGCAGGGTACGTAGCGCTGGCCGGTTCGCGCGTGCTGCTGATGGACCTTGACCCACAGGGCGATCTGGCCCGTGACCTCGGGTACGAGCGGCAGACGGGCAGGGAATTCTTTCAGGCCCTTATCGCCGGCACGCCGCCGATGATCCTGCGCGACGTACGGGAAAACCTTGATGTCATTCCCGGCGGCCAGGACCTCGAAGACATCCAAGGCCTCATGGTGTCCCGCTCCAGCCGCTCCGACGCCGGTGACTTCGGCGACATGCTCTACGCCGTCCTGGCCCCGCTGGCAGACGAATACGACTTGATCCTGATCGACACCCCGCCAGGGGAGCGGATCCTGGTTGAAGGCGCTTTCGCAATCTCCAGCGCAGTCGTCATTCCTACCCGCTCAGATGATGCGAGCATCGACGGTGTCGAGCGCATCGCACGCCGCTTTATGGCCGTACGAGACCGGAACCCTTCCCTGCAGTTGGCGGGCGTCGTCCTGTTCGGCGTCGGGCCGCGCTCCCTGCGCTTGGAACGCAGCGTCCGGGACACCTTGGAAGAGATGCTCGGCACCGTCGCCCCGGTCTTCGAAACTCGCATCAGGAACCTGGAGAGCGCAAGCGCCGATGCCCGCCGCAAAGGCCTCCTCTTCCACGAACTTGAAGGCGCCGTTACCGACGCCCAGAAGAACCGCCTGAAGGCGCTTCGGGCAGGGGAGAAGCCGGCGGACGGATTCTTCTCGCGCAATGCTGGGGGACTGGCTGAAGAGTACGAGCAGCTGACTGGCGAGATCCTCGCCCGACTGAACGAGATCGAAAGCGGGAACCAAGCATGAGCGGCCGACAGAGCCTTGCCGGGGCATTCGCACCTGTACCCCCTGCCCGCGGTGCAGCACTGCAAGGGTTGCTAGCTCCCAAGCGGGGGAGGGGTGCCACTGCACCGGAACCAGAAACCGATCACTCC from Arthrobacter globiformis includes these protein-coding regions:
- a CDS encoding ParA family protein, with amino-acid sequence MARSLQTPVPPQRQATRSIDRVVSLANGKGGVGKTTTAANVAGYVALAGSRVLLMDLDPQGDLARDLGYERQTGREFFQALIAGTPPMILRDVRENLDVIPGGQDLEDIQGLMVSRSSRSDAGDFGDMLYAVLAPLADEYDLILIDTPPGERILVEGAFAISSAVVIPTRSDDASIDGVERIARRFMAVRDRNPSLQLAGVVLFGVGPRSLRLERSVRDTLEEMLGTVAPVFETRIRNLESASADARRKGLLFHELEGAVTDAQKNRLKALRAGEKPADGFFSRNAGGLAEEYEQLTGEILARLNEIESGNQA
- a CDS encoding recombinase family protein, whose translation is MFQEYASGATQARKRWKECLDYLQPGNVLTVADLTRLGRSTADLADILTVLGQRGIGFRSLAEPWLDTTSAHGKLIFDMFASLAEYERSRLSERTKAGLAAAKARGRLGGRPRTMTPSKTEAARQLRSQGKTLKETAQILSVSISSLTRALSRNDVPELATAPA